From Triticum aestivum cultivar Chinese Spring chromosome 7B, IWGSC CS RefSeq v2.1, whole genome shotgun sequence:
gcggagggatgtggtcgccggaaggtcgaaagcggagagggtcgggcacgttaggtggagccggtggtgcgcgacaaccggaggcggcccAATCGTGGGCGGCGAACCGACGATAGCCTCGGCCCATCTCTCGACGCAGCGAAGATAGAGAGGGCGGCACTGCCGGTGCTCGAGGCCGCTGCTCGGCACCATCTACATCGAGGGGAAAGAGAGGCGAGAAAGCGATAGGGTGATGCGGGGCTAGGGATTGCGGAGGACGGTGGGGTGTGCGATTTGAATGGATGGTTCTGCCCACCGTTTTCTTGTACGTGGTGGTGGAGACGGCGGCGTCCAGCCATGCAGGCGAGGCATGGGTCGAGCCGGGCACACGGCGAGGCGCAGTAGCAGAGGCGGGGGCGATTTTTTGCTACTGAGATGCATGGTGTGGGATTGATCGTTcatgttctcttttcctttttaacaGGAGATGGATGCGATTTTTTCACGAGGGGAGAGATGCGACCATGTACggattccataataaattaattaggtccataacgggaattttttacaatgcgttaagatttacgtgttagtttttttaataaagaaatgcactgatgtagggatcgattgattcgggtaaggaaagatagattcgtgatcttttgtatgttagaaaattagtggtttgcaaggaaagagtggagagaaaaagaaccaatgcgaccacgtatagattccataataaattaattaggtccataatGGGATTTGTTTACAATGCtttaagatttacgtgttagttttcttaataaagaaatgcactgatgtagggcgcgattggttcgggtaaggaaagatagattcgtgatcttttgtatgttaggaaattattggtttgcaaggaaagaatggagagaaaaagaaccagtGGAGGTGGGAAGAGGACAAAAATAAACCGTacgaggctaccaactgctccattaggagtagagattgtttgTGAAAATAACGTGCGACGACAACTTAGCGAGtggatccccttaaaaaagacatagcgagcagattcccttaaaactggtaggaatggatacgattgatgatgttgataaatagtggtgaatgttggcctaatttactatcatcatgcatggaaacgaatcatcaagaaaaagaatactttctattactacactcataggaagctttctaatctctgctaccaaacagtttctgcccaaacaaggaaggaaagttatggacgtgattcgaaaggaaacaaatgttatgaagattaattaatttagatttgatctttagagattgattgtgattgattcttttacataaagacattactaaataatttgcgttagtatggaaagttctgatccgtttagtttttttgttgtgtgagagggtgaagtgaaaatgaaccgatgaagtgggggaggcgacggaaaaaatctacgacggttaacctaaaaaaaaccgaacaaaagtggtgggacgaaaaaaaccctgaaaacgagactaccaactgctccattaggagtagagattttatTATGGTGCGGTACTTGAATCGTGGAAGGAAATCTTTTGAGAGGATCAAGCATGCACTGgcagccaatattttggccaagGATTTCTGCACCATCGGCTTCTCCCACGCGTTGGCCAAAAATGCACAGGCATGCACGTGCTGGCCTTGGCTAGCCAAATATTAGGTCGATCACCATCCAAACAACGGCTGAAATCTGTCGGCGCACCAGTATTTTTGGTAAGGCTGACTTTGGCTCAAAACCAAACACACCCGAACTATGCGCGAAACATATGGACCTGCATGGAGAGCAGCGCGCCCGGGCAACTTGTCTCATTAGGTCATCGCTAATCACGCGGTATCCGGGTTATTTTATGCTGGTTTCGCGTTCACTTGCATGCCCGAGTTAATGCACCGGTTCGCCCGTGATCCAATGACTGAGTTAATGCACGGCGAAGTCAGCACCTCTCGAGGCGGAACCGCAATCACTGAGACAAAACGCTCGAGACATGGCATCGAACGTCGCCGGTCAGCTGTACCTGCACGCGCGCCCGCTCTGGTGGACATTGGCGTCCATCGCAACGTGCGCCGCCGACAAAACGTGGCTGCCCATACAAGCCGCCGTTGCCTTCGTCGTCGGGGACGACCTATAAATATGCCACACGGCCGTACCCAGCCGGAGCAAACAACACTCGACGGCTAGCTAGTGCGAAAAGAAGATGGCGGCTAAGCTGGTATCGCTCATCGTCTTGCTGGCGTTCCTCGCCAGCCCCCCGGCGTGCGAGGGCGACATCATTTGCTTCAACGGCTGGCTGAGGCTACCCATCCAGGACCCGCGCCTCTGTCCTCCGGGCTCCAGGTCCAGGATCAACGGCCGTACGCGAGCGCTGGTGCCGGTGCCTCGTCCCTCCGGGTTAGGGCTCGGCCTCGGCTACTACAACAACAGGAGCTCTAGGTCCTACTGCCCGAGAGCGGAAGGGATCGTGAGGGATGCCGTAAGCAAGGCCGTCGCCGCGCAACCTGGCATCGGTGCCGGGCTCATCCGTCTcttcttccacgactgcttcgttCGGGTATACACACCTCCTCGATTCTAgcttactccctctgtcccaaaataatacaaagttaagacacttattttaagaCGAAGAGGGAGTATATACTAACTGCATTGTTGTTTACAAAGATCAACATGTTCATTATGGAGATGATGTCCTTCATGTTAATTATATTCAGGGCTGCGATGCTTCCGTCCTCCTCACGACAACCAACTCCAACAACAGCGACACGGAAAGGGAAGGCAACCCGAACAAGAACAGCCTGCGAGGGCTAGAGGTGATCGACGCGGCCAAGGCGAAGATCGAGGCCGCCTGCCCCGGGAGAGTCTCGTGTGCTGACATCATCGCCTTTGCCGCCCGCGACGCGTCCTCCATCCTCAGCAACCGCAGGATCAACATCCGGATGCCGGGCGGCCGCTACGACGGCCGCGAGTCCTTCGCCAATGAGACCGACCAGCTGCCCGGGCCCTTCTCCGGCGCAACGGTGCTCCTCAGTAATTTCGAGGCCAAGGGGCTCACCTCCGAAGAAATGGTCACGCTCTCCGGTGCGCACACCATCGGCCGCGCCCGCTGCGCGTTCTTCTCCAGCCGCCTCTCTGAAATGGACCCGGCATTTGCCGCCAAGCTCAAGGCCCAGTGCAACGACGACAACACCAACGTGGACCAAGAACATGTGACCCCCGAAGTCCTGGATAAGCGCTACTACCAGGATGTGATCGACGGAAAAGCGTTGTTCACCTCGGACGCCGTGCTCAACTCGGCCGAAACAATAAAGCAGGTGACAGAAAACGCGAAAAAGGCAGGGGCGTGGGAGAGGAAGTTCGAGAGAGCCATGGAGAATTTGGGAAAAATCGGGGTCAAGACCAAAGCTGACAAAGGCGCGGAGATCAGGAAGGTATGCTGGAAGGTCAACAACTAACGATGTGCCCATGGAGTACCTAGTTGTAATGCATGGTGGTTGGCTGGCTCCATGGTGGGATTGCCCGATGGACGGGTTGTAACACTTTCCTGCCGATCACTTTTCAACAAGTGTCAATGCTTTTTATTTAAAttatttggattgcttaccacatgtatcACATGGTTCAGTAAGTGTCATTGTTAGTTGTCGTACTACTACTAAAATTTTCGGTGTGTGTAATAAGGGTATACTAAGAATACAAGTAACTGGGTATGTTCACCAAAATGCCCAATTTGGTCATGGTGGCCAGCACCAGCAAAAATGTAATTATCACCCCACATTTGCTCGTGATTTGTGCACACCAAGGTTTAAAATTTTGTCGAAATCTCAATGGTGGGCAAAGTTTTTGCCTTTCTCAAGAAATTTCGGTTGGTTTGAATTTTATGTAAAAACAAACATGTACCAGATAGAATAAATACCGTTACAGTAGCGCAATGGTAGGGAACTTTGCTTGATCAGTAGGTCAAGAGTTCGAATCATGTGCGCAAACATTTTGATTATTTTACCGAGTACTGAATGGGACAGATTGTTTTCTACGAGAACTCGTTTACACTTGGGTCTGtctaattttctttgtttcttgttgctgcattatGTATTTGTAGAAGTTTAGATGTGACATTCTTAAAAAACATTTTAGATGTGAATTATACAAACTGTTTACACTTTGTGTGTCGAGTACCCCTGAATTTACATCAGCAAAGACAGTTTTTCCAGTAGTGAGTTATAGGTTTACAATAACATGAGGTAGTTCTAGAGCGAAAAAACAGGAAATAACTACAGCACCAGATAAGAGAGTACTATATCACAGCGTTCACAAACAAGCTACGTGCTTAGAATAAaatactccctcctccccgcagaaaaaaaaaatactccctccatcctataATATAAGACGAAGGGAGCACATGATTTACCACATCTGGAACCATTCAGCGAGAAATTAATTCCATTAACTTAAAAGGGAAACTACTTGCACACACTAGTTGATCCGAACAAATATAGAAGTACGTAGGACAAATGCCACCATTAGGCGGAAAACAGGCATTATTAAGTTGCACTCCGGTTCCTTTTGGCTGAAGTACTGAATATGAAGAAGTACTAAAACTGGAAGACTGAACGGGCACTTTAGCGATACTTCAGTTCCTTTTGAGGCAGTCATTTTTACCCATTATATTGTCAAGAGCAacaagttgaaagttggcatggtatcatcattacatccatatagcatgtgctaaaagttgagagggttacgacaaaaactggatgcacttcgtgtacaaaacagataatctctttggaagtatcagggtttcggacaaaaactcatctgttataaagggatttcatttgttcaaatgtaactgcagtgatatttttgatcaaaggcatcatcataaaagttgttgatagaaagtcttcactttttcttcgcttgtgtcctttgcttattgcgctgtaaccatggataatcttcatcgtttaacagggtgcttgggtcagccttgactgtGAAtgcaggaatttcatgaaacttttcataatctttagacacGTCTGTCTTGCCCTCGAATCCCACGAAGtctctttttcctaaaagaactatgtggcgctttggctcattgtatgatgtatccgcttccgtatcttttctttttctcgatatggtagacatgtccttcacatagaaaacctgcaccacatcattggctaggacgaatggctcGTCTGTGTACCCCAAATTGTTCAgacccactgttgtcattccgtactgtgggtctacctgtaccccgcctcttgACAGATTGACTCATTTGCACGTAAACAAAGGGACATTAATATCATATCCATAGTCAAGTtctcatatgtccactatgtaaccataatatgtttcctttcccctcttggttgctgcatcaaagcggacatcaatgttttggttggtgctcttttgatcttgggcgatcatgtaaaatgtattctcatttatctcataccctttgtaagtcattacagttgaagatggttccctcgccaacgaGTACAGGTCATCAGAAACAATGTTGTCACACTTGAGACGTGTTTGGAACCAACTTCTGAAActtctgatgtgttcacatgtaatccagtcgtcacactgatCCGGGAgtttggagcgcagaatattcttgtgttcatcgacataagggATCATCAAGGTAGAATTatgtagaaccgtgtagtgtgcttgagaccaaggtAGAATCCTGATGTGTTCATCGACATGAGAAGCGATACTGGTAGGTGGCTGCAGGTGGAGCGCCAgcaacggcggtggcggcgacgttGGATCAGCCATGGGGGCGGCGGCGCCGAGATGGCCCTGCCAGGAAGGTGTCCTGGCGTGCAGCGGACTTCCGGCCGCCTCCGTGTGAGGGGATCGCGGCGATGCCCCAGTGGAGATGGCGCCGAAATGAGGTTGGAGGGGTAGGCTAGATCCAATCTGGCGGCAGTCTCTCGGAGCGGATCTGGCTTTCGCTCCGCTTGGAGGATGTGGTTGCTTCTCGACGGCGATGTTGGTGGAGGTCTGGTTCGTGCTCTCTTGGCGGTGTGGGTGGTGTTGGACCACGGCTATGCGACAAATCATTTTCTTTGAACTATGAGAACATTGTTGTATTACATGATTTGTTTTTATAAAATATCATGAACATACTTTTTACACTGTATAAACATTTTTCTAATTTGTGACAAActtttttttaaatgcatgaacattttttattgttACGAATGAATTTGTTTTTGTGAATTAACTGAACATTTTTAATTCTTGCTGTTTGGCCTCAAAACAATTGTTCAGTGTGCAAAATCCTTCAGAGTTATTCTTCCTTATTCTTGAAAAACAGTTTACACTCTGAATATACAAGCAGAAANNNNNNNNNNNNNNNNNNNNNNNNNNNNNNNNNNNNNNNNNNNNNNNNNNNNNNNNNNNNNNNNNNNNNNNNNNNNNNNNNNNNNNNNNNNNNNNNNNNNNNNNNNNNNNNNNNNNNNNNNNNNNNNNNNNNNNNNNNNNNNNNNNNNNNNNNNNNNNNNNNNNNNNNNNNNNNNNNNNNNNNNNNNNNNNNNNNNNNNNNNNNNNNNNNNNNNNNNNNNNNNNNNNNNNNNNNNNNNNNNNNNNNNNNNNNNNNNNNNNNNNNNNNNNNNNNNNNNNNNNNNNNNNNNNNNNNNNNNNNNNNNNNNNNNNNNNNNNNNNNNNNNNNNNCTAGCAAGATTTTCACAGAATACGTTAGTCTTCGACCTAATACATGGTGGGATTCGAATATGAATGGAACCGCGTAGAACTGCTAGCTGCATTTGGAATAGGTTGGTCATCAATCATTTTTCTAACTTTGCTCGGTCGATAGTCTTCAAGTCAAATTATACATTACCCGAATTTGAACAATCAAAAAACCTGTTACTAACGCACAATGAAACCGTTCTCACCAAGTCTTATCCAATTCCAAAGGAAACAAGCAGCTGCAGTCTTATATGCAAAAGCGAAGGGGTACATTCACGGGGATAACAAAACAAGCCTAGCATTAGATGATTTTGCACACATCAAGCATTTAGCATgaactcaaatccaccaaataTAAGGAGCAAATGCAGGCACATGGCAGTTGCTCGGAATATACATAGAAGTAGGATAGATGGCTCCATTAGGCAAAAGTACACATAATTAAGTTCTAGTAAATCATGCATCAAAAGGAAGTGACAAAACGCGTCGACTGAATATATTGTAACTTGAGCACCTACAGCTTCGTTTTCAGTGGCTTCTCCCACGCAGAGAGAGGACAATGCTAGTAAGCACTAAAGGGCAGCTTGCCTCCAGATGCTTATACCCCTCCGTCGCCACCACGGCATTGAGGATCGCAGGAGTGCTGATGATGAACTCGACGCACTTGGCCTTGAGGTGCGTGCAGTTGTGCTGCTCAGCCAAAGCCAAAGTCGTCGCCGCTGTGTCGACCGTGATGCCACCGGAGAGCTTGCCCTCGCAGATCACTCTGAGCCTATCCAGCCCATACCTGTCAGCGGCCACAAGAAGATGCTGAGCCATCGTTGCGGCGGCCTCCAGTTCCTTATCAAGTTCAGGCATGGTGTCCGTGTATATGAAGTGCAGCATGGCCTTGAAGGCTGAAGCCTCCATGTCCTCAATCACAATGCGTTGAGCGCTCGTCTCCCTCATGTGCCCGATGAACTCGGCCATGAGAACAGGGGACCTTGCAGCAAGTATGTTCTTGTGAGCAAGGAAGGACTCTCTTCTCGCTCTTGAGGAGATCACCAAGGTGCTTGTGCAGATTGGAGGCCGGCACGGGCACCATGGTTTCCGTATCCATCTGTTCCTTCATAACTGTGATGCTGCACTGCACAGCCAAGTAATCGTCCATGGGACAAGTCGGGGGCCGTAGAAGTGACCTTTTGACGAGCAGGACTCCGCCGGAGCAGTCTTTGTGGCACTTGAAAACATGTGACACCCTCATTTCAGCATCGCGTGATACACACATTTGGTACGACGACGTCTCCGGGTGCACCAGGAGACAGCTTAGGTCGGCCTTCACAGCGCACATGGGGGCTTCACTGAGGAACATAAGCCTGAACTCAACAAAACTATTGCCGTACCAGCGTGGATAGCAATGGATCCATCGAAGTCCCACCTGGATTTGATGCACTCCGTGTCGCCTATGGTCGAGGACACCAAGCTGAAATCATTGATCCTGAACTCCCGCAACAACCGCACGCTACCCGACGTGAGGCCCTTTGCCATGGCCAAGGCTGTTGGGGAAGTGGATGGTGGAGAGACAGCGGAAGCGGAGGTTGGGGGTGAGAAGATGATGGGTTGAAGTCGGAGCAGGGCAATTTATACAGCAGGGGTTGGTTGCAAGTAAAAGCAGCGAGGTGGTGTGGTGACTCCTCGGGTGGAGGCGCCGGCATGCATGGGCGTTGGAAGTTGAAAACGCAAGTGATCAATCAAAGCAGGATATGAACCCAAAGGGTTTGCTGGGGAAAAGCACTAAgagcatgcttggatacgttttagtcccatgactaaaagtagtgggactaaaacttgctagtctcacccatgcttggatccaaatactaaagagactaaaatctagttattgagcatttattatcctccaaaccctccaatccagaactaaggagaggaattaaatgaggagagagagagctaatacatattttagtaggtttcccatgactaaaagattttagcctcaagactagtcctagcctctctttaatcaggggtgcttggaactttagcctctaaaagagactatttttagtcagactaaaaatagtcccttgtatccaagcaccctctaagtacTCCCACCGTGTACTTTCACTGACGGGGCAAAACCAGGAGTACAGTCCAACAAACAGAGGCAGGAAAAATGATACTACTGTAGACAATAATGGCTTGTGAGAGCACATCAGAACGACCGAACATGTAATGCACAAGCTCGGATTCAACATAAAAAGAAGACTCtgtgcactgtctttctataactGAAAATTTGCTGCCGCTTTTCCGAATCCTTAGCAAGCGCATAATAGGATGGCTTTACTTTACCCTCTAAAAAAGTAAAAGCGCCCGGCGACATGCATCTCTGTTAGTAATCGTCTGGCAGACTCAAGTCCAAAGATGGTAATATCGTAAATCCGTTTAGTAAGAAGCAGGTGAAAAGTACATCCACTTTTGAGAAACAGTCAGACAAAGTAATTCAAGAGTAGTCTGCGATGGATCATACAGAAGAAGAAAAGGCGTACATTGTTCCTAAACTTAACCAGGAGGCCATTTCATCTGCCTTCCACCCAGCACATGCACGTGCAGATGATAGACTGATTGACCTGTGAGCAAAACAGTGGGCAGCATTAGCATAGATGCTGAAAATACTGTGATGAGAGGAGCAGAAAGGATTATTGGGGGTAAGAACTGCAGCATGAGCTTGCTTACATCCTTCTGCTCCGTTGTTTATGACGACGCGGAATCCATCTGATACGCCTTCCTTCTCAGCCACTACCTTCGCAGCGTAAAGCAGCTGCCCCAGAATTTCAGCATGCCTTGGTTCAGCCTACATGCATGTCCTTTGTATAAATAAGGTGGCACACTGGATATAGAGGACTACTAAGGTTAAAATTACTAAGCTTGGTCAAAGAGTCAGCTGGAAGGGCATTATTAACATGTACTAAGATAAATCTTGCCATAACATAGCACTTGACATGTTAATCTCCTTGTCTGCACATAGCTGATAAGTAAGCAGCAGAACCTACCTTGTCAAGTCCGGTTAGCCCATCTCTTAGTTTTGGGATGACTAGAACATGGACAGGAGCTTGTGGGTTAATATCTCTAAATGCCAACACTTTTTCATCCTCATAGACAATGCTTGAAGGGATTTCCTTTGCAATGATCTTGTCAAAACTAACAGAAACCAACAAAGGGGAATATTCAGAGCCACATAAAAAAAAGATTATAGAGTAAAATGAGCAAGCTGGTCAGAGATTTACATGGTTGGTCCTCCAGTATCAGCAGTCGCTGCTGCTGTTTTGGCAGCAGCCTCTTCATTTGTTGATGAAGCAATGTGGCGCGCAAATCTAGTGTAGCCGGGAATTTATAAAAGACAATATTAGTGAAGGACCATAAGTCTGCACTCAGAGATGGACTTAAAATATAGCAGTGAAGTTTCAAAACGACCACGAGTAGATTAAGGGCAAGTTAGAGCGAGTTCAGACAAATTTCAAGTAATTACAGATTGCTTGAGTGTGGAATAGAATTTCATAGGATAAGGTGAAAAGGGACTGTTATCAATGAAAGCTTAGATGGTTTATAGCTGATATTGGATTAATTCCCATATGTGTATGGGCAGTGGTGAATTGTGAACTGAAATGTTAATTACTAATATGTCATAAGTAAACGGGATTCAGTAATGGCCTTCTGTGAGAAAGGATTCAGCGATGGCCCGTTGTTCCTTGTTGCTTACTACAAGTAGTCAAAATTTAACAGGTATATGCACAAGAGTGAACAACTTCAGACGCATCTTCAGTGATAATGTGTTTGATTATCTATTCGACCAAGGTGCCAACCAATTCTACACATAATCTTATACCAGGTCTTTTCAGGGCATGAATTTCATCTCAGGCGAGTCTTCGCGGCTCACTAAATCAATAACTGCAGAAATGCTTTAGAGTATTTGCATGCATCTGTGAGTTGCTCTAGACTCGATCAGGTGCTAAAAACATCGAATGCTGCACTGAAAGTCTGAAACTCTCCAGCATTTTCAATTAAATTCCTGAATTATTTCAATCAGACACACGCTCCAGATGCTGGTAATCACTAAAAATCCCAAGAACCAGCAACGTCGCAGAGCATCGCACATCGCACAACacagaccaccaccaccacccatgaCACATGCCCCTGACCCAAATCCCCGACTGATTTACACACAAATCGTTGGGGCAGTAAAATCCCTGACACAAGGAGACTCCTCACCTTCGGGGAGCGAAGTCGCGGGAGACCCGGAGCCCGTGCGGCCGCAGCAGGGGGGAGCGCCTGCGACAACAGGGAGGAGAGGGCGCTCGATTAGAATGGACGGGACGCGATATCCGCTAGACTGGACTGAAGGAGGCGCGGACAGAGCTTaccggaggagggaggaggtggccgccgcgagcttcgccgccgcggccGGGGCCGCCATTGGAGACAGGGTTGGGAGTGAAAGGCTGCGGCCGTGCGCGTGCGGGATGCTGTTGCGCTGGGGCCTGGGGTGTATCGGTGTTATCGGCCGCTCGATGGAACGTTGACGGTCCAGATGGAGCGTGATGTCCGTCGTGCACTAAAATGGGAGTAGCACGGTGGAAATGGGATTTCTGTTCTTTTCCTCTGAACGTAAAGAGTTCATTCATTCATTTGGTCCAAGATAAATGAGTTGTGATCTCAGGTAGCAACAGATCAGAAGATAGTTAACGCATAATCAAACAATATCATGGCTAAGATCTTGTCCAACCACCTTTGATAGCTATAGTAGATCACAAAGGCATGTGTTGCCTCGCCCGTCCATCTTGAGTATAAAACCTGGACAGTTAAAATCCTCCGTAAGATTTAAGCGATTTGAATTACATGGATCGATGCGGGTTGCGGTACATACTTTAACTCTGAACAAATGCACTCATATGAATATATAGTTTCCTTTTCACATTTTCTATACACCACATTCatgaaaaggtgcaaaacaaatgGGTGGAGCCAAAAAGAAAGAAGATGATATCCTCTAAAATTCAGTCGTAATACGAATGTCATACATGGGGTTGGCTATCTCGTCAAGTTTGTTCAGTATAAACCTTAATATTTGAAACCCATACGtctatatatattatgaatttatgatcATACCGTCTGGGCCCTCAACCGTCAGGCGCGTGCAACAGCCCGCAGGAACTGACCGATCAGTTCTCAAATTTCCTTCTCTGTATCTGAATACCTCATAATTCAAACCTTAAaccatacaaagcatgcaaaaaAAAAACTATGTACTACGTACATCAACTACAACTCCCACTCTACTCGTCGTTGTCGGAAATGTCCATGATCTCTGTGCGGGGCCTCGGGTACATGGCCGGCAGCCGCAACTCTGGCTCATGCGGCTCCTCCATGGGCGCCTCCACGCCGGGCTCCGTCTCCACCTCCAGCTCCAGATCATTGAAAAGCTCACCGATCTCCGCCTTCCGCAGACTGGATAGAGGCGATGATGGCTGCCTTCTCCGCCACCTCCCTTGCATGTGCTAGCTTGTACTCTGCCAGCGCCTCAAGCATGCCGAAGCCCGGAGCAGGGGTCATCGGATCTGCGTCGGtctcctccgccacgtcctcctccatgGTTACGTCAGCGTCCTACTCCATTgcgtcctccatggacgcatcggACTACTCCTCCTCCTGTTGCTCCACCATTGCCCCGCGCCGGCCTCCTTGTgctcgtgctcctcctcctcccgctctgGCGAGTCTAGAGGCAACCCTTCTGTGATCCGGGCTTCACGCCTAGCTCGGATCTCCTCGAGCAGCTGGAGGCgccgctccggcgtcagcatcacGTACGTAGTCACCCTCTGTTACGCCATGGATGTCGCGGACGGCGAGCGAAGAGGGAAGGAAGTCGATGTCGCTCGGGCTGGCCGTCGCACCGCCTCGCTCCGCCCCTCGCCAGTGGTCGTTAAGCGTGTAACTGACTGACGGGCCCTAAGCCATTTAGCTAGTTTTGTttaacaataaataaataaaaatagatttAGAGGAAGAAGTTTATGGGAACTGACAACAAAGTTACGTGAGACAACTTTCACTAAATTTTACGGGAAAGTCCAAAAACTGGTTTTACGGGAATTTTATTAGGGAAACTCTCGGAGTTGCTCAGAGGATTATCAAGAGAGTTCTATAGCCCGCTATTATGGAAGACGCCTTGAGTCCTTAttgcatactactccctccgttcctaaatatttgtctttttagagatttcaaatggactaccacatacggatgcatatagacatattttaaaatgtagattcattcattttgctccgtatgtagtcacttgttgaaatctctagaaagacaaatatttaggaacggagggagtagaaaacaagaAGTACGGACTAACAAAGACCGAGATATACATGAGATTATACTTATATACTAGAGGTTGGGGCGCCACCtggtggcgcctcctgaggcgggCTTGTGCGCACTTATCTTGTCTCAGCAAATTTCTCTACCATATTTAATTCTTAGTCCCGCTCATGTACATCAATATGGACGTATGTTATAACATTAGGATCTCTTGATCTCTTGGATGTAGAGATATAAAATATTTATTACAACCATTTCTTGATGGATAACTGTGAATAAGCTTACAATAGAATCAATTTCAATGTGTACGTATGCTTGGTTGCTCCACCATCTATTAAATGGAGATGGAAAAGGGAGAGAGAGCTGCCATTAGATGGAACCTGTATAAGatagagagggagggaggaagatGAGTGGGAGCAACGAAGCTGAGTATACCCACCTGCTGCACGCGGTAGACTGAAAGGAGGGGGGAGCGGGTTGAAGACCTAGGAGCGAGCCAGCTGTTGGTTCCTGGATCGAGCTGCTACTGCTTCCTTCCGTCGTCCTCATCCATCTCTACGTCTCCTCAC
This genomic window contains:
- the LOC123161164 gene encoding 14 kDa zinc-binding protein, producing MAAPAAAAKLAAATSSLLRRSPLLRPHGLRVSRDFAPRRFARHIASSTNEEAAAKTAAATADTGGPTIFDKIIAKEIPSSIVYEDEKVLAFRDINPQAPVHVLVIPKLRDGLTGLDKAEPRHAEILGQLLYAAKVVAEKEGVSDGFRVVINNGAEGCQSVYHLHVHVLGGRQMKWPPG
- the LOC123161163 gene encoding peroxidase 2, translating into MAAKLVSLIVLLAFLASPPACEGDIICFNGWLRLPIQDPRLCPPGSRSRINGRTRALVPVPRPSGLGLGLGYYNNRSSRSYCPRAEGIVRDAVSKAVAAQPGIGAGLIRLFFHDCFVRGCDASVLLTTTNSNNSDTEREGNPNKNSLRGLEVIDAAKAKIEAACPGRVSCADIIAFAARDASSILSNRRINIRMPGGRYDGRESFANETDQLPGPFSGATVLLSNFEAKGLTSEEMVTLSGAHTIGRARCAFFSSRLSEMDPAFAAKLKAQCNDDNTNVDQEHVTPEVLDKRYYQDVIDGKALFTSDAVLNSAETIKQVTENAKKAGAWERKFERAMENLGKIGVKTKADKGAEIRKVCWKVNN